A window of the Salipiger sp. H15 genome harbors these coding sequences:
- a CDS encoding ABC transporter substrate-binding protein, with protein MKALLTSTAILLASAIPALAQDYTPDPNAKAGGTITVTYKDDVATLDPAIGYDWQNWSMIKSLFDGLMDYVPGTTTLRPGLAESYEVSEDGTVFTFKLREGVKFHNGREMTAEDVKYSLDRVTTPETQSPGAGFFASIAGFDEISSGAADTLSGVEVVDPLTVKITLSRPDATFLHVMALNFASVVPSEAVEEFGADFGKHPVGTGAFKLGEWTIGQRLVFEKNADYWRDGVPYLDGVTFEVGQEPIVALLRLQQGEVDVPGDGIPPAKFQEVMGDPAQAARVVEGGQLHTGYITLNVGMEPLDKLEVREAINMAINKERITQIINGRAVPATQPLPPSMPGYTEGYVGYPYDVEGAKAKLAEAGLGDGFSTELYVMNTDPNPRIAQAIQQDLKAIGVDVEIRSLAQANVIEAGGAGEAPMIWSGGMAWIADFPDPSNFYGPILGCAGAGEGGWNWSKFCDESIDAMATEADSFTDPSAPERLKMWSDVYMKVMEEAPWVPVFNEQRYTMKSERMGGDDALYVDPVSIPVNYDYVYVTE; from the coding sequence ATGAAAGCACTGCTGACCTCCACCGCGATCCTGCTCGCCTCGGCGATCCCTGCGCTCGCGCAGGACTACACGCCCGATCCCAACGCCAAGGCGGGCGGGACGATCACCGTCACCTACAAGGACGACGTCGCCACGCTCGACCCGGCGATCGGCTACGACTGGCAGAACTGGTCGATGATCAAGTCGCTCTTCGACGGGCTGATGGACTACGTGCCCGGCACCACCACGCTGCGCCCCGGCCTTGCCGAGAGCTACGAGGTGAGCGAGGACGGCACCGTCTTCACCTTCAAGCTGCGCGAGGGCGTGAAGTTCCACAACGGCCGCGAGATGACCGCCGAGGACGTGAAATATTCGCTCGACCGCGTCACCACCCCCGAGACCCAGTCGCCCGGCGCGGGCTTCTTCGCCTCGATCGCGGGCTTCGACGAGATTTCCTCGGGCGCGGCCGACACGCTTTCGGGTGTCGAGGTGGTCGATCCGCTGACGGTGAAGATCACCCTCTCGCGCCCCGATGCCACCTTCCTGCACGTGATGGCGCTGAACTTCGCCTCGGTCGTGCCGTCGGAGGCGGTCGAGGAATTCGGCGCCGACTTCGGCAAGCACCCGGTCGGCACCGGTGCCTTCAAGCTCGGCGAGTGGACCATCGGCCAGCGGCTCGTCTTCGAGAAGAACGCCGACTACTGGCGTGACGGCGTGCCCTACCTTGACGGCGTGACCTTCGAGGTCGGACAGGAGCCGATCGTGGCGCTGCTGCGCCTGCAGCAGGGCGAGGTGGACGTGCCCGGCGACGGCATCCCCCCGGCGAAGTTCCAGGAGGTCATGGGCGATCCGGCGCAGGCCGCGCGCGTCGTCGAGGGCGGCCAGCTTCACACCGGCTACATCACCCTCAACGTCGGCATGGAGCCGCTCGACAAGCTCGAAGTGCGCGAGGCCATCAACATGGCGATCAACAAGGAGCGCATCACCCAGATCATCAACGGCCGCGCCGTGCCGGCGACCCAGCCGCTGCCGCCGTCGATGCCGGGCTACACCGAGGGATACGTGGGCTACCCTTACGACGTCGAGGGCGCCAAGGCCAAGCTCGCCGAGGCGGGTCTGGGGGATGGCTTCTCGACCGAGCTCTACGTGATGAACACCGATCCCAACCCGCGCATCGCGCAGGCGATCCAGCAGGATCTCAAGGCGATCGGCGTCGATGTCGAGATCCGCTCGCTCGCGCAGGCCAACGTGATCGAGGCCGGCGGCGCGGGCGAGGCCCCGATGATCTGGTCCGGCGGCATGGCCTGGATCGCCGACTTCCCCGATCCCTCGAACTTCTACGGCCCGATCCTCGGCTGCGCCGGCGCGGGCGAGGGCGGCTGGAACTGGTCGAAGTTCTGCGACGAGAGCATCGACGCCATGGCCACCGAGGCCGACAGCTTCACCGATCCCTCGGCACCCGAGCGGCTGAAGATGTGGTCCGACGTCTACATGAAGGTCATGGAAGAGGCGCCCTGGGTGCCGGTGTTCAACGAGCAGCGCTACACCATGAAGTCCGAGCGCATGGGCGGCGATGACGCGCTCTACGTCGATCCGGTGTCGATCCCGGTGAACTACGACTACGTCTACGTGACCGAGTGA